A genomic region of Platichthys flesus chromosome 4, fPlaFle2.1, whole genome shotgun sequence contains the following coding sequences:
- the LOC133952173 gene encoding POU class 2 homeobox associating-factor 2-like: MDTDYSKRVYQGVRVKHTVKDLLAEKRSRQTNGPRYSGGSTTPPSFVQMPGSHMLPSYYGVRRPFISDSDFCPSTKLFSPDVYSSSLGGKHLGCDPSTMSGYSSLIDSYYPEAFGDYRSASAFSSSGGSFLQSSALSSLPPPFNGESSHLFLRDSWEQSVPEPVSQVEALCPDGLASVSIPPSMPSPEPPGSPSQYRPTSRGSSMCSVPGSQPYTLHPLEEAHYHSLTSSSYTTPSSSFACPPYMSSPASDLVSKMVTEEANVHGSLPNNVEAQASWAKEDGVSPWSPYEIRRAF, from the exons ATGGACACAG ACTATTCGAAGAGAGTGTACCAAGGCGTCAGAGTCAAGCATACAGTCAAAGACCTGCTGGCAGAGAAGAGATCCCGACAGACAAATGGGCCCAGATACAGT GGAGGATCAACCACTCCGCCTTCATTTGTCCAGATGCCAG GGTCTCACATGTTGCCCAGCTACTACGGCGTGAGGCGTCCCTTCATCTCCGACTCCGACTTCTGTCCATCCACCAAGCTGTTCTCCCCTGACGTCTACTCCTCAAGCCTCGGGGGTAAACATCTGGGCTGCGACCCGTCCACGATGTCCGGCTACTCCTCCCTTATTGACAGCTACTACCCAGAGGCCTTTGGTGATTACCGCAGCGCCTCCGCCTTCTCCAGCTCTGGAGGATCCTTCCTGCAATCGTCGGCCCTCTCTTCCCTGCCGCCTCCCTTCAATGGAGAGTCCTCGCATCTTTTTCTG AGAGACTCATGGGAGCAGTCGGTTCCAGAGCCAGTATCCCAGGTGGAGGCTCTATGTCCTGACGGCCTGGCCTCCGTCAGCATCCCGCCCTCCATGCCCAGTCCAGAGCCCCCGGGTAGCCCCTCCCAGTACCGGCCCACCAGCCGAGGCTCCTCCATGTGCTCCGTCCCAGGCAGCCAGCCCTACACCCTGCACCCTCTGGAGGAAGCCCACTACCACTCTTTAACCAGCAGCTCCTAtaccaccccctcctcctccttcgcctGCCCTCCATATATGAGCAGCCCTGCCAGCGATCTGGTGTCCAAGATGGTTACGGAGGAGGCCAACGTCCACGGCAGCCTCCCAAACAATGTTGAGGCTCAAGCCTCCTGGGCAAAAGAGGATGGGGTGAGCCCCTGGTCGCCCTATGAGATCAGGAGGGCCTTCTGA
- the linc.pou2af1 gene encoding colorectal cancer associated 2 yields the protein WIAAAPVGSISTLPTLLQNRLLRTTLPQNQLRDQPRVYQGVRVKTTVKELLQRHRAREANSKKPRPIGQTSQGCLDLQDLCATTFANVNPSARYVDPPPSIPPAEPSNCGARALQLRTAQFQVPGSSCSLQSIQGDAFNEIQKQVGDMAYPSTCYSDSSSIMHNNSSYSNCNNIGGGGGYNSCLPPPHSLSLQWHYGLTPEADYYGHGMAPGSPSESRKLCSPVDHNSYSPQDSFSSSSSSSCYDSPNRMESSHHGFSSEHYPHCNLQDCYCLPHCWPGQQESFSAPDYMPYYNPTDYPYTCTVEENYLMRDLQIPEMCYNVL from the exons TGGATCGCCGCGGCACCGGTTGGAAGCATTTCAACGCTTCCAACTTTACTTCAGAATCGACTCTTGCGCACAACGTTGCCCCAGAATCAGCTTCGAG ATCAGCCGAGGGTGTACCAGGGCGTCCGCGTGAAGACCACGgtcaaagagctgctgcagaggcaCAGAGCCCGGGAGGCCAACAGCAAAAAGCCGAGACCG ATTGGACAGACATCCCAGGGCTGCTTGGATCTCCAGGATCTTTGCGCGACCACTTTTGCAA ACGTAAATCCGTCAGCTCGCTATGTGGACCCCCCTCCGTCCATCCCTCCAGCTGAGCCGAGCAACTGTGGCGCGCGAGCTCTCCAGCTACGCACCGCCCAGTTCCAAGTTCCTGGCAGCTCGTGCAGCCTCCAGAGCATCCAGGGCGACGCATTTAACGAGATCCAGAAGCAGGTTGGGGACATGGCGTATCCCAGCACCTGCtacagtgacagcagcagcatcatgcacaacaacagcagctacAGCAACTGCAACAATATCGGTGGTGGCGGCGGCTACAACTCCTGCCTGCCTCCCCCTCACTCCCTTTCGCTGCAGTGGCATTATGGACTCACCCCAGAGGCCGACTATTACGGGCATGGGATG gcTCCCGGCTCCCCGTCAGAGTCACGGAAGCTCTGCAGCCCCGTAGATCACAACAGCTACTCGCCGCAGGactcgttctcctcctcctcctcctcctcctgctacGACTCGCCCAACAGGATGGAGTCCAGCCACCACGGCTTCTCCTCAGAGCATTACCCGCACTGCAACCTCCAGGACTGTTACTGCCTGCCCCACTGTTGGCCAGGCCAGCAGGAGAGCTTCTCTGCCCCCGATTACATGCCTTACTACAACCCCACAGACTATCCATACACCTGCACCGTGGAGGAGAACTATTTAATGAGGGATTTGCAGATCCCCGAGATGTGCTACAATGTCCTATGA
- the LOC133952327 gene encoding POU domain class 2-associating factor 1, giving the protein MHWDKPPTPALTRSRPYQGVRVRDPVKELLRRKRSLESHGTKTALSAADVVARNNPTSYTQVTFGSDSTSGTTAEPSVAAGDGRPQCTGGKPSFLASGAGLQPAIAPWSSPEYSQQELPAQTLAYPATTLTADLYMQTLCPSYTMLTYTHTPLLTNFGTIPVAQAPGSFPQMELPDSGLTYLPWTQPITTISTMPNPGVQFAPCSAALSGPPLVHMPLSMSVTTMIPQLEAHGADPQLEILDLPQRSELNPEHQGQSLDEDPGMEPGSPNLLDKLLEDPKEDGEVEDKDSYSNSLFIPNV; this is encoded by the exons CACCAACACCAGCACTGACCAGGTCCAGACCATATCAAGGTGTAAGAGTAAGGGACCCAGTCAAAgagctgctgaggaggaagaggagtctggAGTCGCACGGCACCAAGACAGCCCTCTCTGCTGCG gatGTGGTCGCACGCAACAACCCGACATCATACACACAAG TCACCTTTGGCTCTGACAGCACCAGTGGCACCACAGCTGAGCCGTCAGTTGCAGCTGGAGATGGTCGGCCGCAGTGCACAGGAGGGAAACCTTCCTTCCTGGCCAGTGGCGCTGGCCTGCAGCCTGCCATTGCACCGTGGTCCTCACCTGAATACAGCCAGCAGGAACTCCCAGCTCAGACCCTGGCCTACCCAGCCACCACACTGACGGCTGACCTGTACATGCAGACTCTGTGCCCCAGCTACACCATGctgacctacacacacacaccgctgctCACTAACTTTGGG ACCATACCAGTGGCCCAAGCACCAGGCTCCTTCCCTCAGATGGAACTCCCAGACTCAGGGTTGACCTATCTCCCCTGGACCCAGCCTATCACAACCATATCTACTATGCCCAACCCAGGGGTCCAGTTCGCTCCATGCTCAGCAGCCCTGTCTGGCCCACCTCTGGTGCACATGCCCTTGTCCATGTCTGTGACCACCATGATCCCTCAGCTGGAGGCGCATGGTGCAGACCCTCAGCTCGAGATCCTTGACCTCCCTCAGCGTTCAGAGCTGAACCCTGAACATCAAGGCCAGTCTCTGGATGAAGATCCGGGGATGGAGCCGGGATCACCAAACCTACTGGATAAACTTCTAGAGGATCCCAAGGAGGATGGTGAAGTGGAAGACAAAGACTCATACAGCAACTCACTTTTCATACCCAATGTCTAA